A genomic segment from Cherax quadricarinatus isolate ZL_2023a unplaced genomic scaffold, ASM3850222v1 Contig230, whole genome shotgun sequence encodes:
- the LOC138851272 gene encoding uncharacterized protein — MKLQDAGIILKLQDTGIIMELQDAGIIMKLQDTGIIMELQDAGIIMKLQDTGIIMELQDAGIIMKLQDAGIIMKLQDTGIIMELQDAGIIMKLQDAGIMKLQDAGIIMELQDAGIIMKLQDAGIIMKLQDTGIIMELQDAGIIMKLQDAGIMKLQDAGIIMELQDAGIIMKLRDAGIIMKLQDAGIMKLQDAGIIMELQDAGIIMKLRDAGIIMKLQDTGIIMKLRDAGIIMKLQDTGIIMKLQDAGIIMKLRDAGIIMKLRDAGIIMKLRDAGIIMKLQDTGIIMKLQDAGIIMKLQDAGIIMKLQDAGIIMKLQDAGIIMKLQDAGIIMKLQDSGIIMKLQDAGIMKLQDAGIIMKLQDAGIIMKLQDAGIMKLQDAGIIMKLQDAGIMKLQDAGIIMELQDAGIIMELQDAGIIMKLQDTGIIMELQDAGIIMKLRDAGIIMKLQDAGIIMKLRDAGIIMKLQDAGIIMKLRDAGIIMKLQGAGIIMKLQDAGIIMKLQGAGIIMKLQDAGIIMKLRDAGIIMKLQDAGIIMKLRDAGIIMKLQGAGIIMKLQDTGIIMKLQDAGIIMKLQDTGITMELQDAGITMELQGAGITMKLQDAGIIMKLEDAGIIMKLEDAGITMELQAYRLYTQFYSQ; from the coding sequence atgaaacttcaggatgcagggatcatcctGAAACTTCAGGATACAGGGATCatcatggaacttcaggatgcagggatcatcatgaaacttcaggatacAGGGATCatcatggaacttcaggatgcagggatcatcatgaaacttcaggatacAGGGATCatcatggaacttcaggatgcagggatcatcatgaaacttcaggatgcagggatcatcatgaaacttcaggatacAGGGATCatcatggaacttcaggatgcagggatcatcatgaaacttcaggatgcagggatcatgaaacttcaggatgcagggatcatcatggaacttcaggatgcagggatcatcatgaaacttcaggatgcagggatcatcatgaaacttcaggatacAGGGATCatcatggaacttcaggatgcagggatcatcatgaaacttcaggatgcagggatcatgaaacttcaggatgcagggatcatcatggaacttcaggatgcagggatcatcatgaaacttcgggatgcagggatcatcatgaaacttcaggatgcagggatcatgaaacttcaggatgcagggatcatcatggaacttcaggatgcagggatcatcatgaaacttcgggatgcagggatcatcatgaaacttcaggatacagggatcatcatgaaacttcgggatgcagggatcatcatgaaacttcaggatacagggatcatcatgaaacttcaggatgcagggatcatcatgaaacttcgggatgcagggatcatcatgaaacttcgggatgcagggatcatcatgaaacttcgggatgcagggatcatcatgaaacttcaggatacagggatcatcatgaaacttcaggatgcagggatcatcatgaaacttcaggatgcagggatcatcatgaaacttcaggatgcagggatcatcatgaaacttcaggatgcagggatcatcatgaaacttcaggatgcagggatcatcatgaaacttcaggattcagggatcatcatgaaacttcaggatgcagggatcatgaaacttcaggatgcagggatcatcatgaaacttcaggatgcagggatcatcatgaaacttcaggatgcagggatcatgaaacttcaggatgcagggatcatcatgaaacttcaggatgcagggatcatgaaacttcaggatgcagggatcatcatggaacttcaggatgcagggatcatcatggaacttcaggatgcagggatcatcatgaaacttcaggatacAGGGATCatcatggaacttcaggatgcagggatcatcatgaaacttcgggatgcagggatcatcatgaaacttcaggatgcagggatcatcatgaaacttcgggatgcagggatcatcatgaaacttcaggatgcagggatcatcatgaaacttcgggatgcagggatcatcatgaaacttcagggtgcagggatcatcatgaaacttcaggatgcagggatcatcatgaaacttcagggtgcagggatcatcatgaaacttcaggatgcagggatcatcatgaaacttcgggatgcagggatcatcatgaaacttcaggatgcagggatcatcatgaaacttcgggatgcagggatcatcatgaaacttcagggtgcagggatcatcatgaaacttcaggatacagggatcatcatgaaacttcaggatgcagggatcatcatgaaacttcaggatacAGGGATCACCatggaacttcaggatgcagggatcaccaTGGAACTTCAGGGTGCAGGGATCaccatgaaacttcaggatgcagggatcatcatgaaacttgaggatgcagggatcatcatgaaacttgaGGATGCAGGGATCACCATGGAACTTCAGGCATATCGTCTATACACTCAATTTTACTCTCAATAA